A window of Pseudomonadota bacterium genomic DNA:
CCTGCCTGTGCTTAGGGCTGACGATGGCGGGCGTGTCCCACGGACACGCTCTGGGGCAGGGCTACATCTTCCTGAACGTGGGCCTCGATCGCCTGCATGGGGAACTGCAGATCACCCTGGACGACCTCGACAAGGCCTTCGACCTCGACGCGGACGGCGACGGCAAGTTCAGCGAGGGGGAAGCGCAGACGCGCATCGACGAGATCCTCGCCTACATCGAATCACGGGTGGCGATCGGCACGCCCGAGGGCGACTACACCATCGACTGGACCGGCTACGAGTACCGCCGCTACCCCGAGGGCAAGTACCTGGCCTACCTCTACGAGGTGCGCGACCCGGGCGCGGTGCCGGACGTGCTACGCCTGCGCTACGACCTGCTGTTCGACGTCGACGATCGCCACCGTGGCTTTCTGGTGATCCCCACCAACGCCAAGGGTAAGGGCGTCGACACCGGCGAGGAGACCACGCTCTCGTTCTCCCCGGACCAAAACGAACGCACCATCGACGTCACGGCACTCTCGCCGTGGACCAGCCTGGTCACCTTCATCGGCTCCGGCATCTGGCACATCTGGATCGGCATCGATCACATCCTGTTCCTGCTGGCGCTGATCCTGCCGGCGGTGCTCCTGCGCCGCGAGCCCGAGGGCTGGGCGCCGGTGCACGACTTCGGGCCCGCCCTGTGGAACGTGGTCAAGATTGTGAGCCTCTTCACCTTGGCGCACACGATCACCCTGTCGCTGGCGGCGCTCGATGTGGTGCGCCTGCCCTCGCGCTTCGTCGAGTCGGTGATCGCCGCCTCGGTGGTGGTGGCGGCGGTGAACAATCTGTTCCCGGTGCTGCACAAGCGCATGGGCCTGCTCGTGTTCGGCTTCGGGCTGTTCCACGGCTTCGGCTTCGCCAGCGTGCTGGCCGAGAAGATCCAGAATCGCAGCAACATCGTCATCGATCTTCTGGGCTTCAACATCGGCGTGGAGATCGGTCAGGTGGCGGTCATCCTGGTGATCTTCCCCGTGCTGTTCGCCCTGCGCGGCACCGCCGCCTACCTGCGCTTCCTGTTCCCCGTAGGCTCCGCCGTGATCGGCCTGCTGGCCCTGGGTTGGCTGGTGGAGCGTGCCTTCGGCCTTGAGTTTCTGCCTATCTGATCGACCGCGTCGCCGGCGCGGCGCGGTATGCTCGGGGCCGCGCCGGGCGCAGACCACAGCGGCCTCGAGGGCATGATGGAAGACCAGGGCACCAACTCATCGAGGCGACGCTCGCTGCTGTCGAAGCTGCCCTTCGATGTGGACTTCGCCCGCAGCGTGGCCGTGCTCACCAGCGGTGGCACGGGCGCGATGCTGATCACGCTGTTGCTCACGCCGATCATCGCGCGCCTGTTTCGACCCGCGGACTTCGGCGAGATGGCGGCGCTGCTGGCCCTGGCGCAACCCTTGGTGACCGTGGCCACCTTGCAATTGGGTAAGGCGCTGACGTTGCCCAAGACCCACGAGGAAGCCCGCGCGCTGGCGCACAGCGCCACCACCTGGCTGCTGGTCTTCTGCGCCTTGCTGACGCTGAGCATGGCCCTGCTGGCAGGCCCCCTCGACGGCAGCGTCGCGGTGGATCTGCGGCGCTGGTGGTGGGTGGTGCCGTCGCTCGTCTTCGTGTTGGGCCTGACCGCGCTAATCAACGGTTGGAACACGCGTGAGAAGCAGTTCGCCATCATCGCCACGGGGCAGGTGTCTCGGGCGTCGGCCACCGGTGCCACCCGCATCGGGGCGGGCCTGGCTTTGGGCTCTTCCGCCGCGGGGCTGATCACCGGATTCCTCGTCGGTGCGCTGGTGCAGTTGCTGCTCATCGGGCGGCGCCTGCCGGCGGACGTCGGTGCCTGGCGGCCGCCGGCGCGCTTCGCCGAGGTGAGTCAACCGATCCTCGCCTACCGCGATTTCCCGCTGCTGAGCATGCCCACCACCTTCCTGCGCGCGGTGGCGCAGGCGCTGCCGCAGCTCGCCTTGGCCGCGCTCTACTCGAGCGCGGCCGTGGGGTTCTACGCGATGGCCGTGCGCCTGGTGGGGGCGCCCGGCAACGTGCTGGCCATCTCCGTACGGCGCGCCTTCAACCAGCGCGGCGCGCGCATCCATCAGGCGGGACGATCCCTGCGCGGTGCCTGGTGGAAGAGCACGCTGGCGCTGGCCGCGATCGGGTGGTTGCCGACCGTCGGCCTCATGGTGGCCGCGCCGTGGCTGATGAGCGCCCTGATGGGTGAGACCTGGGCGGGTGCGGGCGCCTACGCGCAGTTGATGGCCGTGCTCCTGTTCACCCAGT
This region includes:
- a CDS encoding HupE/UreJ family protein — translated: MSHGHALGQGYIFLNVGLDRLHGELQITLDDLDKAFDLDADGDGKFSEGEAQTRIDEILAYIESRVAIGTPEGDYTIDWTGYEYRRYPEGKYLAYLYEVRDPGAVPDVLRLRYDLLFDVDDRHRGFLVIPTNAKGKGVDTGEETTLSFSPDQNERTIDVTALSPWTSLVTFIGSGIWHIWIGIDHILFLLALILPAVLLRREPEGWAPVHDFGPALWNVVKIVSLFTLAHTITLSLAALDVVRLPSRFVESVIAASVVVAAVNNLFPVLHKRMGLLVFGFGLFHGFGFASVLAEKIQNRSNIVIDLLGFNIGVEIGQVAVILVIFPVLFALRGTAAYLRFLFPVGSAVIGLLALGWLVERAFGLEFLPI
- a CDS encoding lipopolysaccharide biosynthesis protein, which codes for MLGAAPGADHSGLEGMMEDQGTNSSRRRSLLSKLPFDVDFARSVAVLTSGGTGAMLITLLLTPIIARLFRPADFGEMAALLALAQPLVTVATLQLGKALTLPKTHEEARALAHSATTWLLVFCALLTLSMALLAGPLDGSVAVDLRRWWWVVPSLVFVLGLTALINGWNTREKQFAIIATGQVSRASATGATRIGAGLALGSSAAGLITGFLVGALVQLLLIGRRLPADVGAWRPPARFAEVSQPILAYRDFPLLSMPTTFLRAVAQALPQLALAALYSSAAVGFYAMAVRLVGAPGNVLAISVRRAFNQRGARIHQAGRSLRGAWWKSTLALAAIGWLPTVGLMVAAPWLMSALMGETWAGAGAYAQLMAVLLFTQWLSAPSSEVLVILRRQQDPMKVQSAVLLGQFVVVGAGAALGVDALAMVAMLVAVRVLADIALIAAAWRAIATAPQATAP